A portion of the Sphaerochaeta pleomorpha str. Grapes genome contains these proteins:
- the purF gene encoding amidophosphoribosyltransferase has protein sequence MSEIHEECGLFGVYSKANEDVAALSYYALYALQHRGQEGCGIALNDDGVITVHKDSGLVRDVFPPGSIPLGSGSSMAIAHARYGTTGNDPRTNVQPLVITHRKGRMALAHNGNLTNDAELRESLEMKGSIFHTTSDTEVIAYIITKNRLSCTSIEQAIEKTMEEIAGAYSLMVMSSTKLIAVRDPWGFRPLCMGRLGDGYVFASESCALDAVGAIFERDVEPGEIVVIDSKTVSETGPVSIKTHCKKEKSSLCVFELIYFARPDSIVDSIHIHSARLRAGAFLALEHPSQADVVIGVPDSGLDAAIGYSRQSGIPYGLGFIKNKYIGRTFIQPSQSDREDTVRIKLNPIVSTVKGKRVVLIDDSIVRGTTSKRIVRLLREAGAKEIHFRSSAPKFLYPCYFGTDIDSSTDLFAYKYDDEQMCRQLDVDSLGFLSSENVTKLADHPCIGFCTACFTGNYPCPEPLCKGKDKYSAKLPRSEEE, from the coding sequence ATGTCCGAAATTCACGAAGAGTGTGGACTTTTCGGCGTCTACTCGAAAGCAAACGAGGATGTCGCCGCTCTCTCTTATTATGCACTGTATGCCCTGCAGCACAGGGGTCAGGAAGGCTGTGGCATAGCCCTGAACGACGATGGGGTGATTACTGTACATAAGGATAGCGGCCTGGTCAGGGATGTCTTCCCCCCAGGCTCGATTCCTTTGGGTTCCGGCTCTTCGATGGCCATTGCCCATGCACGGTATGGTACAACAGGCAATGACCCGAGGACCAATGTGCAACCCTTGGTGATAACCCATAGGAAAGGCCGTATGGCCCTTGCCCACAACGGGAACCTTACCAACGATGCCGAGCTACGGGAATCGCTTGAGATGAAGGGCTCCATTTTCCATACGACCAGCGACACTGAAGTAATTGCCTATATCATTACCAAGAACCGATTATCCTGTACGAGCATCGAGCAGGCGATCGAGAAGACCATGGAAGAAATAGCCGGGGCGTACTCGCTTATGGTTATGTCCAGCACAAAGCTTATTGCCGTGCGCGACCCCTGGGGGTTTCGTCCCCTGTGTATGGGAAGACTTGGCGATGGGTATGTCTTTGCCTCGGAGAGCTGTGCCCTCGATGCTGTCGGGGCTATCTTTGAACGAGATGTGGAACCTGGGGAGATTGTAGTCATTGACTCCAAGACAGTTTCCGAGACCGGTCCTGTGAGCATCAAGACACACTGTAAAAAAGAAAAATCCTCGCTCTGCGTTTTTGAACTGATTTATTTTGCACGGCCTGATAGCATTGTCGATTCCATTCATATTCACTCAGCGCGCCTGAGGGCCGGGGCATTTTTAGCCCTTGAGCATCCCTCCCAGGCAGATGTGGTGATCGGGGTCCCCGATAGTGGCCTCGATGCTGCAATCGGCTATTCAAGGCAATCGGGTATCCCCTATGGCCTTGGGTTTATCAAAAACAAGTATATCGGGAGGACTTTTATCCAGCCAAGCCAGAGCGACCGTGAGGATACCGTACGGATTAAACTCAATCCCATTGTTTCCACAGTGAAAGGCAAGCGGGTAGTACTCATCGACGATTCGATTGTCAGGGGAACTACAAGCAAACGTATTGTCAGGTTGTTGCGTGAGGCAGGGGCAAAGGAAATCCATTTTAGATCCTCGGCTCCGAAATTCCTCTACCCCTGTTACTTTGGCACAGACATAGACTCTTCGACAGATCTGTTTGCCTACAAGTATGATGACGAGCAGATGTGCAGGCAGCTCGATGTCGACTCGCTGGGGTTTCTCAGTAGTGAAAATGTTACAAAACTTGCAGACCATCCCTGCATTGGGTTCTGCACTGCCTGCTTTACCGGGAATTACCCTTGTCCCGAGCCCTTGTGCAAGGGAAAAGACAAGTATTCGGCGAAACTGCCAAGGAGCGAAGAAGAATGA
- the purM gene encoding phosphoribosylformylglycinamidine cyclo-ligase, with amino-acid sequence MNSNSQSESYRLSGVDINAGYKAVELMKSHVARTLIPGVRSDIGGFGGLFELDLAETPHPLLVSGTDGVGTKLKLAFLMDRHESVGIDCVAMCVNDVICCGAKPVIFLDYIALGKTVPAKVEAIVKGVAEGCVRSGCALIGGETAEMPGFYSEDEYDLAGFTVGVVDRDQVFAKETIEEGDILIALPSSGVHSNGFSLVRKVFNLEKGPSILEVPFSSLGKTLGEALLEPTAIYVKPVLALAKKVKIKAAAHITGGGFYENIPRCLPEGKQAVIKTGDVRILPIFDLIQKTGKIPMRDMFNTFNMGVGMVLVLDRDSASLALQEIPESYILGTIENGEAGVVLC; translated from the coding sequence ATGAACAGCAATAGCCAGAGTGAAAGTTACCGCCTCAGCGGTGTAGATATAAATGCAGGCTATAAAGCAGTGGAACTGATGAAAAGCCATGTCGCCCGTACCCTCATCCCTGGGGTCCGTTCGGATATCGGGGGGTTCGGGGGCTTGTTCGAACTTGACCTGGCAGAGACTCCCCATCCCTTGCTCGTAAGCGGTACCGATGGGGTTGGGACCAAGTTGAAACTTGCCTTTTTGATGGACAGGCACGAGAGCGTCGGTATCGACTGCGTGGCCATGTGTGTCAACGACGTCATCTGCTGCGGTGCAAAACCGGTGATTTTCCTTGATTACATTGCATTGGGAAAAACCGTACCTGCCAAGGTTGAGGCAATTGTAAAAGGGGTAGCTGAAGGATGCGTTCGCTCTGGCTGTGCCCTTATCGGGGGAGAGACGGCCGAGATGCCCGGTTTCTACAGTGAGGACGAATACGACCTTGCAGGTTTTACCGTAGGGGTTGTCGACCGTGACCAGGTCTTTGCCAAAGAGACTATCGAAGAAGGTGATATCTTGATCGCCCTGCCTTCCTCTGGGGTTCACTCCAATGGATTCTCCCTTGTAAGGAAGGTCTTTAATCTGGAGAAGGGTCCCTCTATCCTTGAGGTCCCCTTTTCCTCCCTTGGGAAAACGCTGGGGGAAGCCCTTTTGGAACCCACGGCAATCTATGTAAAGCCTGTGCTTGCCCTTGCGAAGAAGGTGAAAATCAAGGCAGCTGCCCATATAACCGGCGGTGGATTCTATGAAAATATTCCACGGTGCCTTCCTGAGGGGAAACAGGCCGTCATAAAAACCGGCGATGTCCGCATCCTTCCCATTTTCGATCTGATCCAGAAAACTGGTAAGATTCCGATGAGGGATATGTTCAACACCTTCAACATGGGGGTAGGGATGGTCCTTGTCCTCGACCGGGATTCGGCAAGTCTAGCCTTACAGGAAATCCCGGAATCCTATATTCTGGGAACCATCGAGAACGGGGAGGCCGGAGTAGTTTTATGTTGA
- the purN gene encoding phosphoribosylglycinamide formyltransferase translates to MLKRIAVLCSGGGTNLQALFDAQANGTLKSGFVCLVIANKKDAYALKRAEGQRIATLVIEKHKGQASLFEQRLSEALKENSIDLVVLAGFLCILSPSFVRNYPNRIINIHPSLIPSFCGKGYYGLTVHRAALEYGVKVTGATVHYVNEIPDGGAIIAQKAVSVLPGDTPESLQKRVMEQAEWVLLPQCVETLCAERGAEMDLKQLLKGNRYPGRGILVGVSEDNQAVVAYFIMGRSENSRNRIFREQADGLKTEAFDPKRVEDPSLIIYSPVRSVGNFLIVTNGDQSDTIYDFLSEGKTFEQALQTRCYEPDEPNYTPRISAVVKMGKPFGYSLSILKRNNGECERLFYQYDKPEKGTGHLIHTYESDGAPLPPFEGPPKKVSLAGSIDAFTEDLWDSLDSENRISLFVRYTNLENGKSEQRIINKNKR, encoded by the coding sequence ATGTTGAAGCGCATCGCTGTACTGTGCAGTGGCGGAGGCACCAATTTGCAGGCACTTTTCGATGCGCAGGCAAACGGTACCCTTAAAAGCGGTTTTGTCTGCCTGGTGATTGCAAACAAGAAGGATGCTTATGCGCTGAAAAGGGCGGAAGGCCAAAGGATAGCCACCTTGGTCATAGAAAAACACAAGGGACAGGCCTCTTTGTTCGAGCAGCGACTCAGTGAGGCTCTTAAGGAAAACTCCATAGATTTGGTGGTGCTTGCTGGGTTCCTATGTATTCTTTCCCCTTCCTTCGTAAGGAACTATCCAAACCGGATTATCAATATTCATCCTTCTCTTATACCCAGTTTTTGCGGGAAAGGGTATTATGGGCTTACCGTACACCGCGCGGCCCTCGAATATGGGGTGAAAGTAACCGGAGCTACGGTACATTATGTGAACGAAATACCAGATGGTGGCGCAATCATCGCGCAAAAGGCTGTTTCTGTGTTGCCTGGAGATACTCCCGAGAGCCTTCAGAAACGGGTTATGGAACAGGCCGAGTGGGTGTTGCTTCCCCAATGTGTCGAAACTCTGTGTGCTGAAAGAGGAGCGGAAATGGATCTGAAACAATTGCTGAAAGGAAACCGGTACCCCGGGAGGGGGATTCTTGTCGGGGTGTCTGAGGATAACCAGGCGGTAGTCGCCTATTTCATTATGGGACGGAGCGAGAACAGCCGGAACCGAATCTTTAGGGAGCAGGCAGATGGCCTGAAAACAGAGGCCTTTGACCCAAAACGGGTAGAAGACCCTTCTTTGATAATCTACAGTCCTGTCCGTAGCGTTGGCAATTTTCTTATCGTTACCAACGGGGACCAGAGCGATACCATCTATGATTTTCTTTCTGAGGGAAAAACCTTTGAGCAAGCTTTGCAGACAAGATGTTACGAACCGGATGAGCCAAACTATACCCCACGTATCAGTGCAGTGGTGAAAATGGGGAAACCGTTCGGGTATTCCCTCTCAATACTCAAGCGAAACAACGGGGAATGTGAAAGGCTTTTCTACCAGTATGATAAACCAGAGAAGGGAACCGGGCATCTGATCCATACCTATGAGAGTGACGGGGCCCCGCTTCCTCCTTTTGAGGGACCACCAAAAAAAGTATCGCTTGCAGGTTCTATCGATGCTTTCACCGAGGACCTTTGGGACAGTTTGGACAGCGAGAACCGGATTTCCCTGTTTGTGCGGTACACGAACCTGGAAAACGGGAAAAGCGAGCAGAGAATCATCAACAAGAACAAGAGGTAG
- a CDS encoding phosphoribosylaminoimidazolecarboxamide formyltransferase produces the protein MDSLELKYGCNPNQKPARIFVENGELPLQVLNGKPGYINLLDALNGWQMVSQMEKATGLPSAASFKHVSPAGAAVGLPLNEEERSMYFVTSGTELSPLACAYTRARGADRMSSFGDFVSLSDVCDLSTAKCINKEVSDGVIAPGYTEEALALLKTKRNGTYTILSIDPNFIPGPIEKRSVFGITFEQGRNAIVLDQSVLQPIVTTNTVLPNSAKIDLVIALIALKYTQSNSVCYVKNGQTIGVGAGQQSRIHCTRLAGSKADLWHLRQSNQALSLPFLPSLSRNAKDNAIEQYLAEDPETSLYENEAWKQYFTACPKPFLLEDKKDCLKKVRGVSLASDAFFPFRDNIDRARRSGVDYIVQPGGSVRDDVVVEACNTYGIVMISNGIRLFHH, from the coding sequence ATGGATAGTTTGGAATTGAAATACGGCTGTAACCCGAACCAGAAACCGGCAAGGATTTTCGTTGAGAACGGAGAGCTCCCTTTGCAAGTCCTCAATGGCAAGCCAGGCTATATCAACCTGCTCGATGCCCTCAACGGCTGGCAAATGGTCAGCCAGATGGAAAAGGCCACAGGCCTGCCTTCCGCAGCCTCCTTCAAGCACGTCAGCCCGGCAGGTGCTGCTGTGGGACTCCCCCTCAATGAGGAAGAGCGGAGCATGTATTTTGTAACCTCAGGTACGGAGCTTTCCCCGCTTGCCTGTGCCTATACCAGGGCCCGCGGTGCTGATAGGATGTCCTCCTTCGGTGACTTTGTGAGTCTCAGTGATGTATGTGACCTCAGTACCGCAAAATGCATTAACAAAGAAGTTTCAGACGGGGTCATCGCACCCGGCTATACAGAGGAAGCACTTGCGCTTCTGAAAACAAAACGCAATGGAACGTATACCATACTTTCCATCGATCCCAACTTTATCCCTGGCCCCATTGAGAAGAGAAGTGTGTTTGGTATCACCTTTGAGCAGGGAAGAAATGCTATTGTCCTAGACCAGTCGGTTCTCCAGCCAATTGTTACAACAAATACAGTATTGCCGAATTCTGCTAAGATTGATTTGGTCATTGCTCTCATAGCGCTCAAATATACCCAGTCGAATTCTGTCTGCTATGTGAAGAACGGGCAGACTATCGGGGTGGGGGCCGGCCAGCAATCAAGGATCCATTGCACCCGTCTAGCCGGAAGCAAAGCCGATCTGTGGCATCTGAGGCAGAGTAACCAGGCGCTTTCCCTTCCGTTCCTTCCTTCTTTGAGCAGAAACGCAAAGGATAATGCAATCGAACAATACCTTGCAGAGGATCCCGAGACTTCCCTGTATGAAAACGAGGCCTGGAAACAATATTTTACTGCATGCCCGAAACCTTTTCTCTTGGAAGACAAGAAAGACTGTTTGAAAAAGGTCAGGGGTGTTTCCCTTGCCAGCGATGCCTTCTTCCCCTTCCGTGACAATATTGACAGGGCAAGACGCAGCGGGGTTGACTATATCGTCCAGCCTGGCGGATCGGTCAGGGATGATGTAGTTGTAGAAGCCTGCAATACATATGGTATTGTCATGATTTCCAATGGCATCCGCCTGTTCCACCATTAG
- the purD gene encoding phosphoribosylamine--glycine ligase, whose translation MDILIIGAGGREHALAQAIRKNKTVETIYALPGNGGIAEIATCVPIGTKELGKIVRFALEKQVGFAVVAPDDPLVLGLVDLLQEQGIPCFGPSKKAAIIEGSKVFSKNLMKRYHIPSALYEVFSDVTSALAYARECPLPAVVKADGLALGKGVVIANTKEELVHAIETMLVDKQFGASGDSIVIEEFLQGPEVSVLAFTDGNTLVPMISSMDHKRAYDQDKGPNTGGMGTIAPNPYYTEEMQRICMQDIFLPTIEAMKAELRPFKGCLYFGLMLTPSGPKVIEYNCRFGDPEAQVVLPLLESDLLTILMAVEKGELDSVEVKFSSASACCVVLASGGYPLSYETGKTIVSSPLGKDTYLFHAGTRREQDRLVSAGGRVLNVVSTANTLSEAIEKAYLGVKTIAFDGMHYRTDIGQSALKA comes from the coding sequence ATGGATATACTCATAATTGGCGCAGGGGGAAGGGAACATGCCCTCGCTCAGGCCATCAGGAAAAACAAAACGGTGGAAACCATCTATGCGCTTCCCGGCAACGGGGGAATCGCAGAGATTGCCACCTGTGTTCCCATTGGTACAAAGGAACTGGGTAAAATAGTTCGGTTCGCGCTCGAAAAACAAGTTGGGTTCGCCGTGGTTGCCCCGGACGACCCCTTGGTCCTCGGCTTGGTTGACCTGCTCCAGGAACAAGGGATTCCCTGTTTCGGTCCCTCCAAAAAGGCTGCCATTATCGAGGGGAGCAAGGTTTTTTCCAAGAACCTGATGAAACGCTACCATATACCCTCTGCTCTCTATGAAGTCTTTTCCGATGTGACCTCCGCTCTTGCCTATGCTAGGGAATGTCCGCTCCCTGCCGTGGTGAAAGCCGATGGCCTTGCTTTGGGAAAGGGGGTCGTCATTGCAAATACCAAAGAAGAATTGGTGCACGCCATTGAGACTATGCTTGTCGACAAACAGTTTGGGGCAAGTGGTGATTCGATTGTCATCGAGGAATTTTTACAGGGGCCAGAGGTATCGGTGCTCGCGTTTACCGATGGGAATACCCTCGTTCCCATGATCTCCTCCATGGATCATAAGCGAGCCTATGACCAGGACAAAGGACCGAATACGGGAGGAATGGGAACCATTGCCCCAAACCCGTACTACACGGAAGAAATGCAAAGAATCTGCATGCAAGATATTTTTCTGCCTACAATCGAGGCGATGAAAGCAGAGCTCAGACCTTTCAAGGGTTGCCTGTATTTCGGTTTGATGCTAACCCCCTCTGGGCCGAAGGTCATAGAATATAACTGTCGTTTCGGCGATCCCGAGGCGCAGGTGGTGCTTCCGCTTCTGGAGAGCGACCTTCTTACCATCCTTATGGCTGTCGAGAAGGGGGAACTGGATTCTGTCGAGGTGAAATTTTCGTCTGCCAGTGCTTGCTGTGTTGTCCTTGCAAGCGGAGGCTATCCGCTTTCCTATGAGACAGGGAAAACGATTGTCTCAAGTCCCCTTGGCAAGGATACCTACCTGTTCCATGCGGGAACCCGAAGGGAACAGGATAGGCTTGTAAGTGCAGGTGGCAGAGTGTTGAATGTAGTTTCTACGGCCAATACGTTATCCGAGGCGATTGAGAAAGCCTACCTGGGGGTGAAAACCATTGCCTTTGATGGGATGCACTATCGAACCGACATTGGGCAAAGCGCCCTCAAGGCGTAA
- a CDS encoding phosphoribosylformylglycinamidine synthase has protein sequence MVYRLFVEKKEGFRIQEAALAEDIRTFLGVTGLKDLRVVNRYDVQGIDQNLLERCKQTVFSEVQVDSVYTTLDFAKDAPVFGVEYLPGQFDQRSDSCSQCIQLISGGERPLVKSAKVYILEGEISSDELKTIKQYLINPVESQEVSLEPVGDLHLEMMPPEAVVSIEGFTDLGEEQLFQMVSTFALAMDFEDLKMVQAYFKSVHRNPTETELKVIDTYWSDHCRHTTFLTSLDSIAIEDEQVQQAYQQYLALRKTLGIKKPITLMDLATIGVKALKKAGKLERLDESEEINACSVKINVDHDGVDEPWLLLFKNETHNHPTEIEPFGGSATCIGGAIRDPLSGRAYVYQAMRLSGSANPLAPVEDTLEGKLAQRKIAVTSANGNSSYGNQIGLATGLVDEIYHPGFVAKHLELGAVVGAVPSCQVRREVPSPGDKIILVGGKTGLDGCGGATGSSKSHDLGSLSSCSAEVQKGNAPEERKLQRLMRNGKASLLIKRCNDFGAGGVSVAVGELAEGLEIYLDSIPCKYEGMDGTSLAISESQERMAVVLDAADVKLFCSYAEQENLEATVIATVTEQKHLVMYHGKRRIVDLDRSFLDTNGAEKHASVWVRNPKKKKRPVQQDKNSQLETLMADLNICSKQGLSERFDSTIGGGSVLMPFGGKYQKTPAQVMAAKIPVLEGETSTCSVMTYGYDPYRMEEDPFGGAFDAVVHSVAKLAASGADLTQVYLSFQEYFGRVNADPLRWGLPFSSLLGALKAQLLLQKGAIGGKDSMSGSFTQIDVPPTLVSFAISCSNAGDIISPEFKKSHSRVVLLCAEKEEKLPALFKKVSSLIREKRVLSCYAVGSGGIAEALVKMGFGNRIGFLVETGEDLFSKRYGSFVLELASEEELGVLLGHTCETYRFSGSGFDLRMEALEDLYDNKLEILYPRRAATDTHGTVPTLSFTRGNLAKPSYTCPKPKVLIPVFPGTNCEYDLKRALDSVGAQSEIFVINNASARHVQESANLFARKLADSQILCIPGGFSGGDEPDGSGKFIASFMRNPQIAEEITRLLEVRDGLACGICNGFQALVKLGLLPYGKIKTLDASCPTLTFNTLARHQSMLIRTRVASNSSPWLSNYRVGDISMLPISHGEGRFVCDAQLFSEMEKNGQIATQYVDQAGFATMEMPHNPNGSMYAIEGITSADGKVFGRMAHSERFGSHLYKNTPYVAENGIFRGAVEYFS, from the coding sequence ATGGTCTACCGGTTGTTTGTTGAGAAGAAAGAAGGGTTCAGGATTCAGGAAGCGGCTTTGGCCGAGGATATCAGGACTTTTTTGGGTGTTACAGGTTTGAAGGACCTCCGTGTAGTGAATCGGTACGATGTCCAGGGTATCGACCAAAATTTGCTTGAACGTTGCAAGCAGACAGTTTTTTCCGAAGTGCAGGTCGATTCGGTTTACACTACCTTGGATTTTGCAAAAGATGCACCTGTCTTTGGCGTCGAATACCTTCCCGGTCAGTTTGACCAGCGATCTGATTCCTGTTCCCAATGCATCCAGTTGATATCAGGGGGGGAGAGACCCCTGGTAAAAAGTGCAAAGGTCTATATCCTGGAAGGGGAAATCAGCTCCGATGAACTTAAAACCATCAAACAATACCTTATCAACCCGGTGGAAAGCCAGGAGGTTTCGCTTGAACCTGTTGGGGATCTGCATCTTGAGATGATGCCCCCTGAAGCGGTAGTGAGCATCGAGGGCTTTACCGACTTGGGGGAGGAACAACTTTTTCAAATGGTTTCCACCTTTGCCCTCGCCATGGATTTCGAAGACTTGAAAATGGTCCAGGCCTATTTCAAATCCGTGCATAGGAATCCTACGGAAACCGAACTGAAGGTAATCGACACCTATTGGTCCGACCACTGCCGCCATACGACCTTCCTTACTTCACTCGATTCAATTGCCATCGAGGATGAACAGGTTCAACAGGCCTACCAACAGTATCTTGCACTCAGGAAGACATTGGGTATAAAGAAACCAATAACGCTCATGGACCTTGCAACCATTGGGGTCAAGGCTTTGAAAAAAGCAGGGAAGCTGGAAAGGCTCGACGAATCGGAAGAAATCAATGCCTGCTCGGTAAAGATTAATGTGGACCATGACGGGGTGGATGAACCTTGGTTGCTTCTGTTTAAAAATGAAACCCATAACCATCCAACCGAGATTGAACCGTTCGGGGGGTCTGCAACCTGTATAGGCGGCGCCATCAGAGACCCGCTTTCCGGCCGTGCCTATGTCTATCAGGCAATGCGTCTCAGCGGTTCAGCCAATCCGCTTGCCCCGGTGGAGGATACTTTGGAGGGTAAGCTTGCGCAGCGAAAAATTGCCGTTACCTCAGCCAATGGGAACAGTTCGTATGGAAACCAGATTGGCCTTGCCACGGGCCTTGTGGATGAGATCTACCACCCCGGCTTTGTCGCCAAACACTTGGAGCTTGGCGCAGTCGTGGGGGCTGTCCCTTCCTGCCAGGTCAGGCGTGAGGTTCCTTCCCCCGGGGACAAAATCATATTGGTTGGTGGAAAGACCGGCCTTGATGGCTGTGGAGGGGCCACCGGTTCGTCCAAGAGCCATGACCTAGGGTCCCTGTCCAGTTGTTCTGCCGAAGTGCAGAAAGGAAATGCTCCCGAGGAGAGAAAGCTTCAGAGACTTATGCGGAACGGGAAAGCTTCGCTCTTGATCAAACGGTGCAACGATTTCGGTGCAGGCGGAGTCAGTGTCGCTGTCGGGGAACTTGCAGAAGGTTTGGAGATTTACCTCGATTCCATTCCCTGCAAATATGAAGGAATGGACGGGACTTCCTTGGCGATCAGTGAATCCCAGGAACGGATGGCTGTTGTCCTCGATGCTGCTGATGTAAAGCTTTTCTGCTCCTATGCGGAACAGGAAAATCTCGAAGCTACGGTTATCGCTACCGTTACAGAGCAAAAACATCTTGTCATGTACCACGGGAAACGACGGATAGTCGACCTTGACCGGTCGTTTCTCGATACGAACGGAGCTGAAAAACATGCTTCGGTGTGGGTAAGAAATCCTAAGAAGAAGAAAAGACCTGTCCAGCAGGATAAGAACTCCCAGCTGGAAACCCTGATGGCAGACTTGAATATCTGTTCAAAACAAGGACTCAGCGAGCGTTTTGACTCTACCATTGGAGGCGGCTCCGTTTTGATGCCTTTCGGTGGAAAATACCAGAAGACCCCTGCACAGGTAATGGCTGCAAAGATTCCTGTACTCGAGGGGGAAACCTCTACCTGTTCGGTGATGACCTACGGCTATGATCCCTACCGGATGGAAGAAGATCCCTTTGGGGGTGCCTTTGATGCGGTTGTTCACTCGGTGGCAAAACTGGCGGCCAGCGGAGCTGACCTGACGCAGGTATATCTCTCATTCCAGGAATATTTCGGGAGGGTAAATGCAGACCCCTTGCGATGGGGGCTTCCGTTTTCATCTCTCCTTGGTGCTCTCAAAGCCCAGTTGCTGCTTCAAAAAGGGGCCATCGGGGGTAAGGATTCGATGAGCGGTTCCTTTACGCAGATCGATGTTCCCCCGACGCTTGTATCCTTTGCTATAAGTTGTAGCAATGCAGGTGATATTATCAGTCCCGAATTTAAGAAGAGCCATTCAAGGGTTGTCTTGCTTTGTGCGGAAAAAGAAGAGAAACTACCGGCCCTGTTTAAAAAGGTCTCTTCCCTGATACGGGAAAAACGGGTGCTTTCCTGCTATGCTGTAGGCTCTGGAGGCATTGCAGAGGCCTTGGTGAAAATGGGGTTTGGCAATCGGATCGGTTTTCTTGTAGAGACGGGCGAAGACCTTTTTTCCAAGCGTTATGGTTCCTTTGTCCTGGAATTGGCCTCTGAAGAGGAGTTGGGCGTGCTGCTTGGCCATACGTGTGAAACCTATCGTTTTTCTGGCAGTGGTTTTGACCTCAGGATGGAGGCTCTTGAAGATCTCTACGATAATAAACTTGAAATTCTATATCCCCGAAGAGCTGCAACCGATACGCATGGCACTGTCCCGACCCTTTCCTTTACAAGGGGGAACCTTGCCAAGCCTTCCTATACATGTCCAAAACCCAAGGTCCTGATTCCTGTTTTCCCCGGTACTAACTGTGAATATGATTTGAAACGTGCCTTGGACTCAGTAGGAGCTCAATCTGAGATTTTTGTTATCAATAATGCCAGTGCCCGCCATGTCCAGGAAAGTGCCAACCTATTTGCCAGAAAACTGGCGGACAGCCAGATTCTGTGTATTCCAGGTGGTTTTTCCGGTGGTGATGAACCGGATGGATCGGGAAAATTCATTGCTTCCTTTATGCGTAATCCCCAGATTGCAGAGGAAATCACCCGTTTGCTTGAGGTTCGTGATGGACTTGCCTGCGGAATATGCAATGGTTTCCAGGCTTTGGTCAAATTGGGTCTGTTGCCATATGGGAAAATCAAGACGCTGGATGCCTCGTGTCCGACTCTTACCTTCAATACGTTGGCACGCCATCAATCGATGCTGATCAGAACCAGGGTGGCTTCGAATTCATCACCTTGGTTGTCGAACTATAGGGTAGGGGATATCTCGATGCTTCCGATTTCCCATGGGGAAGGGCGTTTTGTCTGTGATGCGCAACTGTTTTCAGAGATGGAAAAGAATGGGCAGATCGCTACACAATATGTCGACCAGGCGGGTTTTGCCACCATGGAGATGCCCCATAACCCAAATGGTTCCATGTACGCGATTGAGGGCATTACTTCCGCTGATGGGAAAGTTTTTGGCCGTATGGCACATAGCGAACGGTTTGGAAGTCATCTCTATAAGAATACTCCCTATGTTGCTGAAAATGGTATATTTAGGGGCGCGGTAGAGTACTTCTCCTAA